A genomic region of Micromonospora sp. NBRC 110009 contains the following coding sequences:
- a CDS encoding ABC transporter ATP-binding protein, which produces MGHETPAGDLRLANLTKRFGVFTAVDDLSLTIPQGSFFALLGASGCGKTTTLRMIAGLEEPTSGQVLLGDRDIAGLRPYKRPVNTVFQSYALFPHLDIHENVAFGLRRRGIRKVTDQVERMLALVQLEGYGRRKPAQLSGGQQQRVALARALINHPQVLLLDEPLGALDLKLRRQMQIELKRIQTEVGITFVHVTHDQEEAMTMADTVAVMNAGRIEQLGAPADLYEFPATAFVANFLGQSNLLAGEAAGRSGDDVLVTAHGSRFSVPAARARVDRGPVFLGVRPEKLHLVDDPADVPGGHQHVGGIVTDASYVGVSTQYLVRTAWGSELSVFAANSGVGGRLSLAAPVTAHWDPRHAFVLPRGSGEDDQTAPLLDEPPVGVAS; this is translated from the coding sequence ATGGGACACGAGACACCGGCCGGCGATCTGCGGCTGGCCAACCTGACCAAGCGGTTCGGCGTCTTCACCGCGGTGGACGACCTCAGCCTGACCATCCCGCAGGGCTCGTTCTTCGCCCTGCTCGGGGCGTCCGGCTGCGGCAAGACCACCACGCTGCGGATGATCGCCGGGCTGGAGGAGCCGACCAGCGGGCAGGTGCTGCTCGGTGACCGGGACATCGCCGGGCTGCGGCCGTACAAGCGGCCCGTGAACACCGTGTTCCAGAGCTACGCGCTCTTCCCGCACCTCGACATCCACGAGAACGTGGCCTTCGGGCTCCGGCGGCGCGGCATCCGCAAGGTGACCGACCAGGTCGAGCGGATGCTGGCGCTGGTGCAGCTCGAAGGCTACGGCCGGCGCAAGCCCGCCCAGCTCTCCGGCGGGCAGCAGCAGCGGGTCGCGCTGGCCCGCGCGCTGATCAACCACCCGCAGGTGCTGCTGCTGGACGAGCCGCTCGGCGCGCTCGACCTGAAGCTGCGCCGCCAGATGCAGATCGAGCTGAAGCGGATCCAGACCGAGGTCGGCATCACCTTCGTGCACGTCACCCACGACCAGGAGGAGGCCATGACCATGGCCGACACGGTCGCGGTGATGAACGCCGGCCGGATCGAGCAGCTCGGCGCCCCGGCCGACCTGTACGAGTTCCCGGCCACCGCGTTCGTGGCGAACTTCCTCGGCCAGTCCAACCTGCTCGCCGGCGAGGCGGCCGGGCGCAGCGGGGACGACGTGCTGGTCACCGCCCACGGCTCGCGCTTCTCGGTGCCCGCGGCCCGGGCCCGGGTGGACCGCGGGCCGGTCTTCCTCGGGGTACGCCCCGAAAAGCTGCACCTGGTCGACGACCCCGCCGACGTGCCGGGCGGGCACCAGCACGTCGGCGGCATCGTCACCGACGCCTCGTACGTCGGGGTGAGCACCCAGTACCTGGTGCGGACGGCATGGGGCAGCGAGCTGTCGGTGTTCGCCGCGAACAGCGGGGTCGGCGGCCGGCTCTCCCTCGCCGCCCCGGTGACCGCGCACTGGGACCCCCGGCACGCCTTCGTGCTGCCCCGCGGCTCCGGTGAGGACGACCAGACCGCCCCACTGCTGGACGAGCCGCCGGTGGGCGTGGCGTCATGA
- a CDS encoding polyamine ABC transporter substrate-binding protein, with product MRSPLRSLTRRGLLTGTLGSAALLATAGTLAGCGTKGAQQTEAGCKSDDLSATEKKIAFSNWPQYMDVDEKDESKRPTLDAFIAKSGIQVTYTEDVNDNNEFFGKVQNQLAGCQATGRDIMVLTDWMAARMIRLGWVQKLDKAKLPNVEANLLPSLRGRSFDKDGQLAVPWQSGLAGLAYNAKVTKEIRTVDELLTRPDLKGKVTALSEMRDTMGLLLQSNGHDPANFTAAQFDDALAKLKRAVDSGQIRKFTGNDYSPDLNKGDIAACVAWSGDVIQLGFENENIKFVQPESGVMLWSDNMLVPNKASHKANAEELINYYYDPAVAAKLAAYVNYICPVQGARAEMEKIDPDLAKNPLIFPDDATLSKSKVFMALDEKQEKEYETKFQQVIGA from the coding sequence ATGCGTAGTCCCCTCCGGAGCCTCACCCGGCGCGGTCTGCTCACTGGCACCCTCGGCTCGGCCGCTCTGCTCGCCACCGCGGGCACGTTGGCCGGCTGCGGCACCAAGGGTGCCCAGCAGACCGAGGCCGGCTGCAAGAGTGATGACCTCTCCGCGACGGAGAAGAAGATCGCGTTCTCGAACTGGCCGCAGTACATGGACGTGGACGAGAAGGATGAGTCCAAGCGGCCGACGCTGGACGCGTTCATCGCCAAGTCCGGCATCCAGGTGACCTACACCGAGGACGTCAACGACAACAACGAGTTCTTCGGCAAGGTGCAGAACCAGCTCGCCGGCTGTCAGGCCACTGGTCGGGACATCATGGTCCTCACCGACTGGATGGCGGCCCGGATGATCCGGCTCGGCTGGGTCCAGAAGCTGGACAAGGCGAAGCTGCCCAACGTCGAGGCCAATCTGCTGCCCTCGCTGCGCGGCCGCTCCTTCGACAAGGACGGCCAGCTGGCCGTTCCGTGGCAGTCCGGCCTCGCCGGGCTCGCCTACAACGCCAAGGTGACCAAGGAGATCCGCACCGTCGACGAGCTGCTCACCCGCCCCGACCTGAAGGGCAAGGTGACCGCGCTGTCGGAGATGCGCGACACCATGGGCCTGCTGCTGCAGTCCAACGGCCACGACCCGGCGAACTTCACCGCCGCGCAGTTCGACGACGCGCTGGCCAAGCTGAAGCGGGCCGTCGACTCGGGCCAGATCCGCAAGTTCACCGGCAACGACTACTCCCCGGACCTCAACAAGGGGGACATCGCCGCCTGCGTCGCCTGGTCCGGCGACGTCATCCAGCTCGGCTTCGAGAACGAGAACATCAAGTTCGTGCAGCCGGAGTCCGGCGTGATGCTCTGGTCCGACAACATGCTGGTGCCGAACAAGGCCAGCCACAAGGCGAACGCCGAAGAGCTGATCAACTACTACTACGACCCGGCGGTCGCCGCGAAGCTCGCCGCCTACGTCAACTACATCTGCCCGGTGCAGGGCGCGCGGGCCGAGATGGAGAAGATCGACCCGGACCTGGCCAAGAATCCGCTGATCTTCCCCGATGACGCGACGCTGTCGAAGTCCAAGGTGTTCATGGCCCTGGACGAGAAGCAGGAGAAGGAGTACGAGACCAAGTTCCAGCAGGTCATCGGGGCGTGA
- a CDS encoding Lrp/AsnC family transcriptional regulator, whose protein sequence is MVNRQLESGNGARRITVREGASHALLDDVAKQIIEQLQEDGRRPYATIGKAVGLSEAAVRQRVQRLLDAGVMQIVAVTDPLQLGFPRQAMIGLRTDGDLETVADRLAEFEEIDYVVITAGSFDLLAEVVCRNDEHLLEILQKLRGVSGVVSTEAFVYLKLRKQTYSWGTA, encoded by the coding sequence ATGGTCAACCGGCAGCTGGAGAGCGGCAACGGCGCACGCCGGATCACGGTGCGTGAGGGGGCCAGCCACGCTCTGCTCGACGACGTGGCCAAGCAGATCATCGAACAGCTCCAGGAGGACGGTCGGCGCCCGTACGCGACCATCGGCAAGGCGGTCGGCCTCTCCGAGGCGGCGGTCCGGCAGCGGGTGCAGCGCCTGCTCGACGCCGGGGTGATGCAGATCGTCGCGGTGACCGATCCGCTCCAGCTCGGCTTCCCCCGCCAGGCCATGATCGGCCTGCGGACCGACGGCGACCTGGAGACCGTGGCCGACCGGCTCGCCGAGTTCGAGGAGATCGACTACGTGGTGATCACCGCCGGCTCGTTCGACCTGCTGGCCGAGGTGGTCTGCCGCAACGACGAGCACCTGCTGGAGATCCTCCAGAAGCTGCGCGGGGTGTCGGGCGTGGTCTCCACCGAGGCGTTCGTCTACCTCAAGCTGCGCAAGCAGACCTACAGCTGGGGCACCGCCTGA
- a CDS encoding aspartate aminotransferase family protein: protein MANATDHLWMHFTRMASYSAGEVPTIVRGEGAYVWDSQGRRYLDGLAGLFVVNAGHGRTELAEAAAKQAAELAFFPLWSYAHPTAVELAEKVAALAPGDLNRVFFTTGGSEAVEAAWKLARAYFKRTGQPNKYKVVSRYIAYHGTSMGALSITGLPGIKSDFEPLVPGGIKVPNTNFYRAPEHGDDAEAFGRWAAEEIGRAIEREGPDTVAAVFLEPVQNSGGCFPPPPGYFQRVREICDAYDVLLVSDEVICSWGRLGEYFGATRYGYQPDIITTAKGITSGYAPLGAMIASDRLMEPFLTETGMFAHGVTFGGHPVSCAVALANLEVFAREDLVGHVRANEAAFRSTLEKLTDLPIVGDVRGDGYFYGIELVKDKATRETFDDAESERLLRGYLSTALFQAGLYCRADDRGDPVVQLAPPLIAEQQQFDEIEQILRAVLTEAWSRL, encoded by the coding sequence ATGGCCAACGCCACCGACCACCTCTGGATGCACTTCACCCGGATGGCCAGCTACTCCGCCGGCGAGGTACCGACGATCGTCCGCGGCGAGGGCGCGTACGTCTGGGACTCGCAGGGCCGCCGCTACCTGGACGGACTCGCCGGGCTCTTCGTCGTCAACGCCGGCCACGGCCGGACCGAACTCGCCGAGGCGGCCGCCAAGCAGGCCGCCGAACTGGCCTTCTTCCCACTGTGGTCGTACGCCCACCCGACCGCCGTCGAGCTGGCCGAGAAGGTCGCCGCGCTGGCCCCCGGCGACCTGAACCGGGTCTTCTTCACCACCGGCGGCTCCGAGGCCGTCGAGGCGGCGTGGAAGCTGGCCCGGGCCTACTTCAAGCGCACCGGCCAGCCGAACAAGTACAAGGTGGTCAGCCGGTACATCGCGTACCACGGCACCTCGATGGGGGCACTGTCCATCACCGGGCTGCCCGGCATCAAGAGCGACTTCGAGCCGCTGGTGCCCGGCGGCATCAAGGTGCCGAACACCAACTTCTACCGCGCCCCGGAGCACGGCGACGACGCCGAGGCGTTCGGCCGCTGGGCCGCCGAGGAGATCGGCCGCGCCATCGAGCGGGAAGGGCCGGACACGGTCGCCGCGGTCTTCCTGGAGCCGGTGCAGAACTCCGGTGGCTGCTTCCCGCCGCCGCCCGGCTACTTCCAGCGGGTCCGCGAGATCTGCGACGCGTACGACGTGCTGCTCGTGAGCGACGAGGTGATCTGCTCCTGGGGCCGGCTCGGCGAGTACTTCGGCGCCACCCGGTACGGCTACCAGCCCGACATCATCACCACCGCCAAGGGCATCACCTCCGGCTACGCCCCGCTCGGCGCGATGATCGCCAGCGACCGGTTGATGGAGCCGTTCCTCACCGAGACCGGCATGTTCGCCCACGGGGTGACCTTCGGCGGCCACCCGGTCTCCTGCGCGGTGGCCCTGGCCAACCTGGAGGTCTTCGCCCGCGAGGACCTGGTCGGACACGTCCGCGCCAACGAGGCCGCGTTCCGGTCCACCCTGGAGAAGCTCACCGACCTGCCGATCGTCGGCGACGTCCGGGGCGACGGCTACTTCTACGGCATCGAACTGGTCAAGGACAAGGCGACCCGGGAGACCTTCGACGACGCCGAATCCGAGCGGCTGCTGCGCGGCTACCTCTCCACCGCGCTGTTCCAAGCCGGGCTCTACTGCCGCGCCGACGACCGCGGCGACCCGGTGGTGCAGCTCGCCCCGCCGCTGATCGCCGAGCAGCAGCAGTTCGACGAGATCGAGCAGATCCTGCGCGCCGTGCTGACCGAGGCATGGTCGCGCCTCTGA
- a CDS encoding pyridoxamine 5'-phosphate oxidase family protein, whose translation MVAPLTGGSGPDGAGTRDGSRPRPVAAAVDPAAVGATDRTRVRRLPDLAVHDRSVLHAVLDAGRVAHLAIADGDQPYALPVAYARDGERVLVHGSTGSRLFRHLAAGAPACLTVTLLDGLVLARSAFESSMNYRCAMVLGRLAVLDGAEKLAALARLSEHLLPGRWAEIRPPSAKELAATLVLALPLDECSVKVSAGPPDDPEDDLDRPVWAGVVPVVEAYGIPQPDPRLRHDLPPPEW comes from the coding sequence ATGGTCGCGCCTCTGACCGGCGGCTCAGGGCCGGACGGGGCCGGGACCCGCGACGGGTCCCGGCCCCGTCCCGTCGCCGCCGCGGTCGACCCGGCCGCCGTCGGGGCCACCGACCGGACCCGGGTACGCCGCCTGCCCGATCTCGCCGTCCACGACCGGTCGGTCCTGCACGCCGTGCTCGACGCCGGCCGGGTCGCCCACCTGGCCATCGCCGACGGCGACCAGCCGTACGCGCTGCCCGTCGCGTACGCCCGGGACGGGGAGCGGGTGCTGGTGCACGGGTCCACCGGCAGCCGGCTGTTCCGGCACCTCGCCGCCGGCGCCCCGGCCTGCCTCACGGTGACCCTGCTGGACGGCCTCGTGCTGGCCCGCAGCGCCTTCGAGTCCTCGATGAACTACCGCTGCGCGATGGTGCTCGGCCGCCTCGCCGTGCTGGACGGCGCCGAGAAGCTGGCCGCCCTGGCCCGCCTCTCCGAGCACCTGCTCCCCGGGCGCTGGGCGGAGATCCGGCCACCGTCGGCCAAGGAACTGGCCGCCACCCTGGTCCTCGCCCTGCCGCTGGACGAATGCTCGGTGAAGGTCAGCGCCGGCCCGCCCGACGACCCCGAGGACGACCTCGACCGGCCGGTCTGGGCCGGGGTGGTGCCGGTCGTCGAGGCGTACGGAATTCCGCAGCCCGATCCGCGGCTGCGCCACGACCTGCCCCCACCGGAGTGGTGA
- a CDS encoding NAD(P)/FAD-dependent oxidoreductase — protein MRYQELSYWLSSVDGPLTPRPGLAGDTDADVVIVGAGYTGLWTAYYLAAADPALRIVVLEKEIAGYGASGRNGGWCSALFPTSLPALARRHGRDRALAMQQAMQETVREVGRVVAAEGIDCDWRAGGTVVLARTEAQLGRARAAVAEAREHGLADADLVLLDAAEATARCSADGVRGGTYTPHCAAVHPAKLVRGLARAVERRGVRIFERTPVTALRPGAAVTPAGVVRAPVVVRATEGFTPTLPGQRRVVAPVYSLMVATEPLPESTWAQIGLAERETFSDYRHVIIYGQRTADGRLAFGGRGAPYHFGSRVRPGYDREPQVFAALRRVLGDLFPVLGPEVPVSHTWGGPLGVARDWAASVGLDRGTGLAWAGGYVGDGVGTSNLAGRTLADLIRGEASELTSLPWVNHRSPRWEPEPLRWLAVNAGLKVMFSADEAELRTGRPARRAAAFSRLLGH, from the coding sequence ATGCGCTACCAGGAGCTGTCCTACTGGCTGTCCAGCGTGGACGGGCCGTTGACCCCGCGCCCCGGCCTGGCCGGGGACACCGACGCCGATGTGGTGATCGTCGGGGCCGGCTACACCGGGCTGTGGACGGCGTACTATCTCGCGGCGGCGGACCCGGCGTTGCGGATCGTGGTGCTGGAGAAGGAGATCGCCGGGTACGGCGCCTCCGGGCGCAACGGCGGCTGGTGCTCCGCGCTCTTCCCCACCTCGCTGCCCGCGCTGGCCCGCCGGCACGGCCGGGACCGGGCACTCGCCATGCAGCAGGCCATGCAGGAGACGGTCCGCGAGGTCGGCCGGGTGGTCGCCGCCGAGGGCATCGACTGCGACTGGCGGGCCGGCGGAACGGTGGTGCTGGCCCGCACCGAGGCCCAGCTCGGCCGGGCCCGGGCCGCGGTCGCCGAGGCCCGCGAGCACGGACTCGCCGACGCGGACCTGGTGCTGCTCGACGCCGCCGAGGCGACCGCCCGCTGCTCGGCCGACGGGGTACGCGGCGGCACGTACACCCCGCACTGTGCCGCCGTGCACCCGGCGAAGCTGGTCCGCGGCCTGGCCCGGGCGGTGGAACGCCGGGGCGTCCGGATCTTCGAGCGAACCCCGGTGACCGCCCTACGTCCGGGCGCGGCGGTGACCCCCGCCGGGGTGGTCCGCGCGCCGGTGGTGGTCCGGGCGACCGAGGGCTTCACGCCCACCCTGCCCGGCCAACGGCGGGTCGTCGCGCCGGTGTACTCGCTGATGGTGGCCACCGAGCCGCTGCCCGAGTCGACCTGGGCGCAGATCGGGCTGGCCGAGCGGGAGACCTTCTCCGACTACCGGCACGTCATCATCTACGGCCAGCGCACCGCCGACGGCCGGCTCGCCTTCGGCGGGCGGGGCGCCCCCTACCACTTCGGCTCCCGGGTCCGTCCCGGCTACGACCGGGAGCCTCAGGTCTTCGCCGCGCTGCGCCGGGTCCTCGGCGACCTCTTCCCGGTCCTCGGGCCGGAGGTGCCGGTGAGCCACACCTGGGGCGGCCCGCTCGGCGTCGCCCGGGACTGGGCCGCCTCGGTGGGGCTTGACCGAGGCACCGGCCTGGCCTGGGCCGGCGGGTACGTCGGCGACGGCGTGGGCACCAGCAACCTGGCCGGCCGCACCCTCGCCGACCTGATCCGGGGCGAGGCGAGCGAGCTGACCTCGCTCCCCTGGGTCAACCACCGCTCGCCGAGGTGGGAGCCCGAACCCCTGCGCTGGCTCGCCGTCAACGCCGGCCTCAAGGTCATGTTCTCCGCCGACGAGGCCGAGCTACGGACCGGACGCCCCGCCCGCCGCGCCGCCGCCTTCTCCCGCCTCCTCGGCCACTGA
- a CDS encoding DUF3499 domain-containing protein: MRSPRRCSRNGCPRQAVATLTYVYNESTAVVGPLAAFAEPHTYDLCEPHARNLTAPRGWDVVRHEGEFEPPPPTTDDLVALAEAVREAARPAPPRPPEDDQAVGQGPQQTGRRGHLRVIPPTH; encoded by the coding sequence GTGAGGTCACCACGGCGCTGCTCCCGTAACGGCTGCCCCCGGCAAGCGGTCGCCACATTGACCTATGTCTACAACGAGTCCACCGCCGTGGTGGGCCCGTTGGCGGCCTTCGCCGAGCCGCACACGTACGACCTCTGCGAGCCGCACGCCCGCAACCTCACCGCGCCGCGCGGCTGGGACGTGGTCCGGCACGAGGGCGAGTTCGAGCCGCCGCCGCCCACCACCGACGACCTGGTCGCCCTGGCCGAGGCCGTCCGCGAGGCCGCCCGCCCCGCCCCGCCCCGGCCGCCCGAGGACGACCAGGCCGTCGGGCAGGGCCCGCAGCAGACCGGCCGCCGCGGCCACCTCCGCGTCATCCCCCCCACCCACTGA
- a CDS encoding metallopeptidase family protein codes for MTSPENRRPGSGRRTHRDRHGRGLRGRLVPATVPLARTKAEVFDDLVLDTVETLERRFAKELAGVEFAVEDVPPDLNVYDSDVLEDGEVPLARLLPGRPGRQEVPPRIVLYRRPLEFRAMDREDLADLVHDVIIEQVANLLGVDPDELA; via the coding sequence ATGACGAGCCCGGAAAACCGCCGCCCCGGCTCCGGCCGGCGCACCCACCGCGACCGCCACGGCCGCGGCCTGCGAGGGCGGCTTGTGCCGGCCACCGTACCGCTGGCCCGGACCAAGGCCGAGGTCTTCGACGACCTGGTGTTGGACACGGTCGAGACGCTGGAACGCCGCTTCGCCAAGGAGTTGGCCGGGGTCGAGTTCGCCGTCGAGGACGTCCCGCCGGACCTGAACGTCTACGACTCGGACGTGCTGGAGGACGGCGAGGTGCCGCTCGCCCGGCTGCTGCCCGGACGCCCGGGCCGGCAGGAGGTGCCGCCGCGGATCGTGCTCTACCGGCGACCGCTGGAGTTCCGCGCGATGGACCGCGAGGACCTCGCGGATCTCGTGCACGACGTGATCATCGAGCAGGTGGCGAACCTGCTCGGGGTCGACCCCGACGAGCTGGCCTGA
- a CDS encoding WhiB family transcriptional regulator yields the protein MDGQLEVADLLGNAPEWQERALCSQTDPEAFFPEKGGSTREAKRICSRCEVKTECLEYALGHDERFGIWGGLSERERRKLKRRVAA from the coding sequence ATGGACGGCCAGCTCGAGGTGGCCGACCTGCTCGGAAACGCGCCGGAGTGGCAGGAGCGGGCGCTCTGCTCGCAGACCGACCCGGAGGCGTTCTTTCCCGAGAAGGGCGGCTCGACCCGTGAGGCGAAGCGCATCTGCTCGCGGTGCGAGGTAAAGACGGAATGCCTGGAATACGCCCTGGGTCACGACGAGCGGTTCGGGATCTGGGGCGGGCTCTCGGAACGGGAGCGGCGCAAGCTGAAGCGGCGGGTCGCGGCCTGA
- a CDS encoding phospholipase, which produces MHRHQHTLGPSESGSVVLDLGGDSGALIIYTGRELHGREIEISRADREGRRTHSAVRERHVRDGVFHSAVYPDLESGLYTVWWDEGTPAGAISVAGGAVAEFVWPTSSPPGAS; this is translated from the coding sequence GTGCACCGGCATCAGCACACTCTCGGGCCGTCGGAGAGCGGCAGCGTCGTGCTCGACCTGGGTGGTGACTCCGGCGCGCTGATCATCTACACCGGACGGGAGCTGCACGGGCGGGAGATCGAGATCAGCCGGGCCGACCGGGAGGGGCGGCGCACCCATTCGGCGGTACGGGAGCGCCACGTCCGCGACGGGGTGTTCCACAGTGCCGTCTACCCGGATCTGGAGTCGGGTCTCTATACCGTCTGGTGGGACGAGGGCACCCCGGCCGGGGCGATCTCCGTCGCCGGTGGCGCCGTCGCCGAGTTTGTCTGGCCGACCAGCTCACCGCCGGGGGCGAGCTGA
- a CDS encoding DUF4331 domain-containing protein, producing MSSHREAPEIAKDPVADSSDLYAFVSPSRPDTVTLIANYVPVQLPSGGPNFFEFGDDVRYEIHIDNDGDGYPDVTYRFEFTTEITNPNSFLYNTGPIESLDSKNWNRRQFYRLTRVADGRAHLLAHKLACPPCNVGPLSTPKYHDLVRQATYRLSTGEKVFAGQRADGFFVDLGAIFDLGTLRPFQQLHVAGKKLFKTEGQPVNALDRTNVHSIAVQVPLSLVRRKASRYGYADRAATIGVWTTASRQQVRVLGDRVAADTAAGPFTQVSRLGNPLFNEVIVPMSRKDLWNTLPPSEDKRFAQFVEHPELAALLPALYPGVFPNLDALNKSRKPRADLAAILLTGIPAGLIDGFANTTGDVQADLLRLNTAIPPTRKPNRFGVLGGDLAGFPNGRRVGDDVVTIALRAIAGLTVPLVDKTFKPDAAAAAVTPGLSAADVTAPFLGDFPFLGTPYDGFNNPPAKKS from the coding sequence ATGTCCTCTCACCGCGAAGCCCCGGAGATAGCCAAGGATCCGGTCGCCGACAGCTCCGACCTGTACGCGTTCGTGAGCCCGAGCCGGCCCGACACGGTCACGCTGATCGCCAACTACGTGCCGGTGCAGCTCCCCTCCGGCGGCCCGAACTTCTTCGAGTTCGGCGACGACGTCCGGTACGAGATTCACATCGACAACGATGGTGACGGTTATCCGGATGTCACCTATCGTTTCGAATTCACCACCGAGATCACGAATCCGAACAGTTTTCTCTACAACACCGGACCCATCGAGTCGCTGGACAGCAAGAACTGGAACCGGCGGCAGTTCTACCGGTTGACCCGGGTGGCGGACGGCCGGGCGCACCTGCTGGCGCACAAGCTGGCCTGCCCGCCCTGCAACGTGGGTCCGCTCTCCACGCCCAAGTACCACGACCTCGTCCGCCAGGCCACCTACCGCCTGTCGACGGGGGAGAAGGTCTTCGCCGGGCAGCGGGCGGACGGCTTCTTCGTCGACCTGGGCGCCATCTTCGACCTCGGTACGCTCCGCCCGTTCCAGCAGCTCCACGTCGCGGGCAAGAAGCTCTTCAAGACCGAGGGCCAGCCGGTCAACGCGCTGGACCGGACGAACGTGCACAGCATCGCGGTGCAGGTGCCGCTTTCCCTGGTGCGCCGCAAGGCCAGCCGGTACGGCTACGCCGACCGCGCGGCGACGATCGGCGTGTGGACCACGGCGTCCCGCCAGCAGGTCCGGGTGCTCGGCGACCGGGTGGCCGCGGACACCGCGGCCGGCCCCTTCACCCAGGTGTCCCGGCTGGGTAATCCGCTGTTCAACGAGGTCATCGTACCGATGTCCAGGAAGGACCTGTGGAACACCCTGCCGCCCTCGGAGGACAAGCGGTTCGCCCAGTTCGTCGAGCACCCCGAGCTCGCCGCCCTGCTGCCCGCGCTCTACCCGGGTGTCTTTCCCAACCTGGACGCGCTGAACAAGTCCCGGAAACCCCGGGCCGACCTGGCGGCGATCCTGCTCACCGGCATCCCGGCCGGCCTGATCGACGGCTTCGCCAACACCACCGGGGACGTCCAGGCGGACCTGCTGCGGCTGAACACCGCCATCCCGCCCACCCGCAAGCCGAACCGGTTCGGCGTGCTCGGCGGTGATCTGGCCGGCTTCCCGAACGGCCGGCGGGTCGGTGACGACGTGGTCACCATCGCACTGCGGGCGATCGCCGGGCTCACCGTGCCGCTGGTGGACAAGACGTTCAAGCCGGACGCGGCGGCGGCCGCGGTCACCCCGGGCCTGAGCGCCGCCGACGTGACCGCGCCGTTCCTCGGCGACTTCCCGTTCCTCGGCACCCCGTACGACGGGTTCAACAACCCGCCGGCGAAGAAGTCCTGA